CTTCAGGCAAGCTTGATGATTTACTTGCAAGCAACCCAAACTTAGTCAGTGCTTGGGCGGGTTATGGTTTCGCTAAAGACTACAATCGTGCTCGTGGGCATCACTTTGCGCTAACTGATATTATTAAAACCTTACGTGTAGGCCATCCAATGGTCGGTCATGACGGTAAAATGGTCGGTGAAGCAATGGCTGCAAGTTGTTGGTCATGTAAAACCCCTGATGTAGCACGCATGTATGATGAAGTTGGTGAAGGCAAGTTTTCAGACAATGCATGGTCTGCTTGGGGCCATGAAATGTCGAACACCATTGGTTGTGCTGATTGTCATGAATTAGGCAAAGAAGATGTGAGATTGAGCCGCCCTTATGCCGATCGTGCAATGAAAGAGATTGGCAAAGATTTCACTAAGCAAGACGCAACTATGCAAGCAAGTCAAACTTGTGCCCAATGTCATGTTGAGTACTACTTTGACGGTACTGATGACAAGAAAGTGAAATACCCATGGGATTACTGGGTGCCAGGTGTGAACACAGACTATAAAGAGTTTGTTGGATACAAAGGTACAGACGGTTTATATGAAGGTTTTGCTGCTGAAGCGCAACTTGCATACTTTGATAGCCGAAACTTTAAAGATTGGACCAATGCTGTATCTGGCGCGCCAATGATTAAAGCTCAGCATCCTGAGTTTGAAAACATGTTAGATCGTACTGAGCATGCGATGGATAGCCATTTAGAGTTTGGTTGTACGACTTGTCATATGCCTAAAGCTGAAAATGCCAAAGGCGGTGAGTATTCTAACCATAAAGTGACCTTCGAAGCGGCAACATTGCCTGATAATTGCCAAAGCTGTCATGAAGCCGAAGATTTCACTGAAATCCTAGATGAGCGTAAAGCTGAAATCAACAAGCTACGTTTTGAAGCTGACGGTACAGACCCTCGTTTGACTGAGGTTCATTTTAAAGCGCAAGCAATTTGGTCTGCAAATGGCATCAAAGGTCTTGAAGCAGGTAAAGGTATTGCTGAAGCAAAAGGTAATTACGAAGCTGCACTAAAAGCGAAAACGCCTTTAGCGGGCGAAATGAATAGCTTACTGACTAAAGTTAGAAATGCACAGTGGTTCTGGGATAGCGCAACAGCGTCACATGGTATCCATGCTCATAACCCTGCTGAAGCAATTCGTTTGTTAGAAAAATCAAACGGCATTTTAGATGCAGCAATTGTTGAAGCTGATGCGTTACTGAAAAAATACGCTCCAGAGTACAAATTCGATGCAACTAAGTACGACACTAAAGCTAAAGTTCAACCTCTTGTCGGTCTTGATTTAGAAGCAATGAAAGCGTCGAAAGAATTGTTCCTAGAAAAGCGTGTTGAAAAAGAATGGCCAGTAGAACTTAAGTAATTAAGTTTAAACAGTGTGATTTGAAAAAATAGACTCTCCACTATCACCGTTCAAATCAACTACTGTTACAGCCTAATGCCAGTCGATGTAAATTGACTGGCATTTTTATTGCTCAATATTTTTTCATTTTTTATTAGAGAAAAAGTGATTTGCGGGTTTATTCAAAACACTAGGCATTAATCCGCGATATTATCTTGCTGAACTGAATGAGGGGTAGCACCTGCGTAGTCTGAGAATGAATTACAAAGTAGTTGAGGTAAAGATATGACAGAGTTTGAAAAGATGACCCAAGGTCAGGCATTTAATGGTGGCGATAGAGAATTAAATGCTATGCGTGATGATGCAACCTTGAGGCTAGTAGAGCTTAATCAGACCGTTGATGATGCAAGTCGTGTTGGGCTATTTAAGCGCTTATTTGCTCACTTTGGTGAGGGCAGTGTCATTCGTTCACCTTTTTCATGTGAGTTTGGCAAAACGATTTCAATAGGTGATAACAGCTTTATTAATCTAAATGTCACCATGCTCGATGGCAGCTTTATTACCATTGGTGACAACGTCCTGATTGGACCTAATGCACAGTTTTATTCAGCAAGTCACGACCTAGACTATCGCCAGCGTAAGAACTGGGAAACCTACTGCTTACCGATCGTGATAGCAAACGATGTGTGGATTGGTGGCAATGTCATCATTAATCAAGGGGTCACTATTGGAGCGCGTTCAGTGATAGCAGCCAATTCTGTAGTGACAAAAGATGTGCCTGCAGACTGTCTTTACGGCGGTACTCCTGCTAAGTTGATTCGCCATTTAATAGAAAATGAATCATAAGGACATTAGCGCAATTTTATATGCATAAAGAGGCTATCACGATTGCTCTACCTTCACTTATTCATCGCATTGGTAGAGAAACAGCTAATCAAGCTAAAGCCATTGCCACTAAGCATGGTTGTGAACTCAAGCGCGTGCGCCGCTCACGTAATTGGAGTCTGGTAGGCGAGGCGATTAAGGTGCAGTCATTCAATAATCAACTTAAAACCTACGGTCAAGATGAATTAACTGAAATAAAACTCAGCTCAAGTGAGTTCAGGTATTTGATTCAAAAAATCGAAACCGCACTCTTAGGTCATGCTGATAAGTTAGAACCCTTAGAAGCAAAACTGATTCGTTTAATTACTGAAACCCCGAGTATTACATTGGCTGAACTCATTCAACTGACTCAATGCACTGAAGCGCAAGCCAGAACCGCGCGTTTTGAAGCGGATACTTGGTAGTGCTCTTTTGTAATAGTTCTTTGTAATAGTTCTTTGTAAAAGGTTTAAGGTAACGAATAGCTAGTTGCAGATATTCGCTCGCTTTAATAAACGTTTTCAGCTGTTTTTAAACGTTTTTATTAAATCATTCAAACCTTGTTGATATTCCCCTCTACACTTGTATTAATTGGAATGAGTTCTAGCGCAAAACCTTGTGCTGCTATTTCTCGTTAACTATTCATTCAAGAGAGCCAACATAGTGAACTTATCGTTAGTAGTAGGCGTGATACTGATTATGGTTAGCGCAAATACACATGGACGTTTTAATCCTTGGGAGCATGCAAAGCTCCCTTTTGAGGGTAGCCCTGCAGCGATTGGTGAGTACGCAAATGGCTGTTTATCTGGCGCAGAAGCTTTGCCCTTATCAGGCAAAGGGTTTCAAGTCATTAGACCGCAGCGACAACGCTATTATGGCCATCCTTATCTTGTGAGTTTTGTGCAGCAATTTGCTCAAGACATGCAAAAAAAAGGTGTTGAGCAAATCCTTGTTGGCGATATGTCGATGCCTCGAGGCGGGCAGTTCGACTACGGTCATAGTAGCCATCAAACTGGTTTAGATGTTGATATTTGGCTTAGATTAACTGCGCAGCCGCTTACAGCCAAAGAGTTAAAGTCTCCCCGTGCACTCACCGTTGTAGATAGCCAAGAATTCGCTCTAGATACTGCTGCATGGCAACCTCAGCATAAAGAGATGATTAAAACGGCGGCTCAAGATCCCCGCGTTGCCCGAATTTTTGTTAATGGCGCAATTAAACAGCAATTGTGCAATGAACGAAATGATGGTGATACTTGGCTACATAAAGTACGCCCTTGGTGGGGACATAGTGCGCATATGCATGTTCGCCTAACTTGTCCTGAGGCGAGTAGCGACTGCAAACCGCAACAACCTATTAAGCCTGGTGATGGTTGTGAAGATATTGAATGGTGGAAACAACAATTTTATATCGCAAAGTCGGCCCCTAAAAAAGCCGTTGATAACAATCAGCCTGCTAAACCCAAACCGTTAAAGGTTAAGCCACTACAATGTCAGCCGTTAACTTTGGCAGCGCCTCAGTAACTAAGACACAGATTAGAGCAGTGGCTAAGATATTTGTTATTGCAACGCTTATGCATCCAGGTTCATTTTAAAACTTCTTTTGTGCTCATATTTCCTGATTATTCCCCTATCTAATAAACTGCATAATCTGTATACTGCCGCGCTGCTTTTAAAGCTCATTAATTCGACTATTTACCCCGAGGGTTACCACTATCATTAGTACAAACAACATCACTATGCAGTTTGGCGCTGAGCCATTGTTTGAAAATATCTCCGCTAAATTTGGCCACGGCAACCGTTATGGTCTAATTGGTGCTAATGGTTGTGGTAAATCAACATTCATGAAAATCCTTAGCGGCGCGTTAGCACCGAGTTCAGGTAATGTCTCAATTACTCCCGGTTTGAAAGTCGGTACATTGAGCCAAGATCAGTTCGCATTCGAGCAGTACAGTGTGGTTGATACTGTGATCATGGGTGATGCAAAACTATGGGAAGTGAAGCAAGAGCGTGACCGCATTTACTCACTACCAGAAATGAGCGAAGAAGACGGCATGAAAGTGGCCGATCTTGAAAGTGAGTTTGCTGAGATGGATGGCTACAGTGCAGAGTCTCGCGCAGGTGAGATTTTACTAGAAGCAGGTATCGAAGAAAGCTTCCATTTTGGCTTGATGCAACAAGTTGCACCAGGCTGGAAATTAAGGGTATTACTGGCGCAAGCACTATTCTCAAATCCAGATATTTTGTTACTTGATGAACCTACCAACAACTTGGATATTCATACCATTTCTTGGTTAGCAGGTGAGCTTAACAAGCGTAAGTGCACCATGATTATCATTTCACATGATAGACATTTCTTGAATTCAGTATGTACGCACATGGCTGACATCGATTACGGTGAGTTGCGTATTTACCCAGGTAATTACGAATACTTCCTTGAAGCGGCGGGTCTTATTCAGGAGCAGTTATTAGCGGGCAACGCCAAGAAAAGTGCTGAAATGGCAGAGCTACAAGACTTCGTTAACCGTTTTGGTGC
This window of the Shewanella goraebulensis genome carries:
- a CDS encoding ammonia-forming cytochrome c nitrite reductase subunit c552, encoding MKLRKLAVAVMLTTAFTGYSVAGEVDLYKSENWQKTFPEQYKTWAETEESTPASGKLDDLLASNPNLVSAWAGYGFAKDYNRARGHHFALTDIIKTLRVGHPMVGHDGKMVGEAMAASCWSCKTPDVARMYDEVGEGKFSDNAWSAWGHEMSNTIGCADCHELGKEDVRLSRPYADRAMKEIGKDFTKQDATMQASQTCAQCHVEYYFDGTDDKKVKYPWDYWVPGVNTDYKEFVGYKGTDGLYEGFAAEAQLAYFDSRNFKDWTNAVSGAPMIKAQHPEFENMLDRTEHAMDSHLEFGCTTCHMPKAENAKGGEYSNHKVTFEAATLPDNCQSCHEAEDFTEILDERKAEINKLRFEADGTDPRLTEVHFKAQAIWSANGIKGLEAGKGIAEAKGNYEAALKAKTPLAGEMNSLLTKVRNAQWFWDSATASHGIHAHNPAEAIRLLEKSNGILDAAIVEADALLKKYAPEYKFDATKYDTKAKVQPLVGLDLEAMKASKELFLEKRVEKEWPVELK
- a CDS encoding sugar O-acetyltransferase: MTEFEKMTQGQAFNGGDRELNAMRDDATLRLVELNQTVDDASRVGLFKRLFAHFGEGSVIRSPFSCEFGKTISIGDNSFINLNVTMLDGSFITIGDNVLIGPNAQFYSASHDLDYRQRKNWETYCLPIVIANDVWIGGNVIINQGVTIGARSVIAANSVVTKDVPADCLYGGTPAKLIRHLIENES
- a CDS encoding ribosome recycling factor family protein, which produces MHKEAITIALPSLIHRIGRETANQAKAIATKHGCELKRVRRSRNWSLVGEAIKVQSFNNQLKTYGQDELTEIKLSSSEFRYLIQKIETALLGHADKLEPLEAKLIRLITETPSITLAELIQLTQCTEAQARTARFEADTW
- the mepA gene encoding penicillin-insensitive murein endopeptidase, yielding MNLSLVVGVILIMVSANTHGRFNPWEHAKLPFEGSPAAIGEYANGCLSGAEALPLSGKGFQVIRPQRQRYYGHPYLVSFVQQFAQDMQKKGVEQILVGDMSMPRGGQFDYGHSSHQTGLDVDIWLRLTAQPLTAKELKSPRALTVVDSQEFALDTAAWQPQHKEMIKTAAQDPRVARIFVNGAIKQQLCNERNDGDTWLHKVRPWWGHSAHMHVRLTCPEASSDCKPQQPIKPGDGCEDIEWWKQQFYIAKSAPKKAVDNNQPAKPKPLKVKPLQCQPLTLAAPQ
- a CDS encoding ABC-F family ATPase — encoded protein: MISTNNITMQFGAEPLFENISAKFGHGNRYGLIGANGCGKSTFMKILSGALAPSSGNVSITPGLKVGTLSQDQFAFEQYSVVDTVIMGDAKLWEVKQERDRIYSLPEMSEEDGMKVADLESEFAEMDGYSAESRAGEILLEAGIEESFHFGLMQQVAPGWKLRVLLAQALFSNPDILLLDEPTNNLDIHTISWLAGELNKRKCTMIIISHDRHFLNSVCTHMADIDYGELRIYPGNYEYFLEAAGLIQEQLLAGNAKKSAEMAELQDFVNRFGANASKAKQASSRAKKLDKISLDEVKSSSRMTPSLRFDESKKMHRQALVLEELGHGFDGESLFEGGDLILEAGAKLAVIGENGVGKTTLLRCLVNELANNNGTIKWSENAAIGYCPQDSSKDFDNDLSLFDWMSQWRTPKHNDLMVRGMLGRLLFTEDDANKKAKNCSGGEKNRLLYGKLMMQDVNVLVMDEPTNHMDMEAIEALNNALKLFEGTLIFVSHDREFVSSLATHIIDVKDKQLVSFHGTFDEYLASQAEAAALAKK